The window TTCCACCAGCCCAACGCGAAGTTCCCGCAGAAAGTTGCAAAGGACCTCGGCTTCACTACTGCACAGATAAAGCCGGGCCTTGTGGTGCCGCACCTCGGTAATACCTACTCCGGTGCATCACCCATTGGTCTTGCAGCAACACTCGACATCGCAAAACCGGGCGACACCATCTTTGTCTGCTCGTTCGGGTCCGGTGCCGGCGGCGACGCATTCGATATTGAAGTGACTGATGCAATCCTGTCGGATGCATTCAGGCGGGATGCAGCACCGAGTGTCGAGAAACTGCTTGAAAATCCCATATACCTTGATTATGCACGATATGCACAGCACAAAGGAAAACTGGTGATGCAATCATGAGAGACGTAGCAGTGATTGGTGTAGGCTGCACCCGATTCGGTGAGAAATGGTCGGAGTCCTTCCGGGATATGTTTGTGGAGGCAGGGGCTCTCGCCCTTGAGGATGCCCAGCTTTCCGGGGAAAAGATCGATGCAATGTATGTCGGGAACATGAGCGCAGGACGCTTCATCGAGCAGGAGCACATCGGCGCCCTGATCGCAGACTACGCAGGTATGGCAACACGCCACATCCCGTCAACGCGGGTTGAAGCCGCATGCGCATCCGGGGGTCTTGCCTTCCGGCAGGCTGTCATCGCCGTTGCAAGCGGTATGGAAGATATCGTTGTCGCAGCAGGTGTCGAAAAGATGACCGATGTGGAGCCGGGTGCAAGTACCGACGCCCTCACCGGTGCTGCAGACCGCGAGTGGGAAGGGTTTGTCGGCGCGACATTCCCCGGCCTTTACGCAATGATCGCACAGGACTACATGCACAAATATGGCATGACACGCGAACAACTGGCACAGGTGGCCGTGAAGAACCATTACAACGGCGCCCGTAACCCCATTGCCCAGTTCCAGCAGGAGATCACCCTCGATACCGTGCTGAGATCTACCATGGTCGCTGACCCTCTCCGACTCTTTGACTGCTCACCCATCACGGACGGGGCAGCGGCAGTTATTGTCGCACCGCTCGACCGTGCCCGCGAATTCACCGACACGCCAATCAAGGTTCTCGCGAGCGCACAGGCAAGCGATACGATCACCCTCCACGACCGACGGGACATTTCAACGCTGGACGCGACTATTGCTGCAGGCCAGCGGGCGTTTAAGATGGCAAAACTGACGCACAAGGACATCAATATGGTCGAAGTGCACGACTGCTTCTCGATCGCAGAGATCTGTGCCATCGAAGACCTCGGGTTCTGCAAGAAGGGCACGGCGGGCAAATTCACCGCCGACGGCGAGACTGCCCTTGGAGGCTCAATTCCGGTCAACACAAGCGGCGGCCTCAAGGCCTGCGGCCACCCCGTCGGGGCTACCGGTATCAAGCAGGTATACGAGATTGTCCAGCAGCTCCGCGGCGATGCGGGCAGACGGCAGGTCGATGGCGCAAAGATCGGCATGACGCACAACGTGGGCGGAACCGGTGCCACGGTCGCTGTGCACATTCTCGGGAGGGTGTAAGATGTCAGTCGCACGATTCTGGCGAAAGATACCGCAGCGCTACAACCTGATCGGCACGAAATGCGAGACCTGTGGAAGCCACTTCTTCCCCCCGCGGTCATTCTGCCCGGACTGCCGCAGGGACGGAAAGATTGTGAACCACAAATTTGCCGGAAAGGGAGAGGTTGTCACGTACACGATCATCCAGACAGCCCCGGACAATTTCGCATCTCACGGACCGTACGTGCTTGCCATCATCAAGCTCGACGAAGGACCGAGGATGACCACCCAGGTTATCTGCGACCCGAGCGAAGTAAAGATCGGCATGCGGGTCAAAAGCGTATTCCGCAGGATCGCCACCGATGGCGAGAGCGGCATCATCCACTACGGCACCAAGTTTGCGCCGGAGTAATCATTTCTTTTTTTCCAAATCATCCGGTTACGGATAATCATCAGGTACTTCACCACCCATTTCCCGCACGATCCAGACGGCTCTTTCTTCTTCCCCGGTAGGGATGGGAATTACCACATCAAATGGCTGGATAATAAAACGATCGACCAGCTGGGAAAATGAAAAAATAATCGCCATCGGCTTCTTCTTGGCGGCCTTGCGAAGCTGGATCCCGGTCTTCCACACAAGAAATGAGCGGAACGGGTAGACTACCCCCTCGTAGATGATCCCGAAGTGGGAGAGAAACGCATCGTGCGATGCTTTCATTGCCCGCTGCCGTTCGATCCAGGGCATGATCCGGGAGACAATATATAAAAATACCATCAGTGCAAGCAGGAAAATGCCGGTCTCAAGGCCACCATCCTCAACGAAGATCAGGAAGAAAAGCGCCACAATCACGAGCATCCCCCCGACAATGAAAAATACCGCCCGGTTCCGCTCCTGAAATTCACCATACTCCCGCTCCACGCTTACCCGGGCTACATCCTCCGGATAGGTCCAGTGGGCTAGCAGGGAGGGATCGGCAAGGATCGTATCCATCACCCGGGCCCGGTGGACAAAGAGCAGGGCAACAGCAATACTGCTGATCGCGAGAAAGAGAGAGACAAAAGCAATCGCATACCCTCCGTCCATACCGTCAATGAACAGGTATGACAGGAAAAAAATCAGCACAAATATAACTGCTGCAATCAGCGAGGCTGCAACTTTTTTCCATTCGGTATTGGGCGTCATGGATTTCTTATCTCTTATGGAACCATCAGGTAATTTTGGGTTTCGATCACGAGATGCATTCATTGGGCGGGCGAAAGAGCCTTGATAAAATGAACGTTGGCAGGTTTTTAGAAAGGTGCAAATCT of the Methanomicrobiales archaeon HGW-Methanomicrobiales-1 genome contains:
- a CDS encoding transcriptional regulator, whose amino-acid sequence is MSVARFWRKIPQRYNLIGTKCETCGSHFFPPRSFCPDCRRDGKIVNHKFAGKGEVVTYTIIQTAPDNFASHGPYVLAIIKLDEGPRMTTQVICDPSEVKIGMRVKSVFRRIATDGESGIIHYGTKFAPE
- a CDS encoding acetyl-CoA acetyltransferase (Catalyzes the synthesis of acetoacetyl coenzyme A from two molecules of acetyl coenzyme A. It can also act as a thiolase, catalyzing the reverse reaction and generating two-carbon units from the four-carbon product of fatty acid oxidation), which translates into the protein MRDVAVIGVGCTRFGEKWSESFRDMFVEAGALALEDAQLSGEKIDAMYVGNMSAGRFIEQEHIGALIADYAGMATRHIPSTRVEAACASGGLAFRQAVIAVASGMEDIVVAAGVEKMTDVEPGASTDALTGAADREWEGFVGATFPGLYAMIAQDYMHKYGMTREQLAQVAVKNHYNGARNPIAQFQQEITLDTVLRSTMVADPLRLFDCSPITDGAAAVIVAPLDRAREFTDTPIKVLASAQASDTITLHDRRDISTLDATIAAGQRAFKMAKLTHKDINMVEVHDCFSIAEICAIEDLGFCKKGTAGKFTADGETALGGSIPVNTSGGLKACGHPVGATGIKQVYEIVQQLRGDAGRRQVDGAKIGMTHNVGGTGATVAVHILGRV